TTTGAATTTCAAGTTGTAAATTAGTTCACCATAGATGGGCCACATTTATACATATCTGTAATGATTTTATGAAACAAATTCTTCAAATGACAGTAATGAAAAACCTTCAAAATGCTTTCTAAAGTACAAGGAAGCATGTGTTCAGTAGGTAcataattatttgtattttatttgctgTAGGcacatacaattttttttacatggtcCCACACAATCTGATAGCTTTGCTTTTTCAAATTAAGATCAATGCTCGGGGAGATATTTAACAATTATTGAATGGTGGCTCTGTGTTTTTAGGTCATGCAGAATATTGCAATAATCTATTTAGGCCATGATGTAGTCTCTATTACTAGCTGCCTTTACGGTTACTAAGGAAATTAATTGTTGCTATGTTTATACTGGCTCCATGGTAACTCGTGAGAGCTCTGTGCCTTTGCTGCCGACTGTGGACAATACCATCATTCTGTCATTTTATCACTGTTGATTCTAACAAACAATACTGGCCTTTTCAGGACTAAACCTCTTTACAGTCTTCAAGTCATGTTGTAGAATGAAGTACTTgtcatctttatttttgaaaacattCACAGGTTCTGAATAACATTTTCTGTCAACTCCACTTTTTCACAAAACCAGCAATCACAATATTTGCTCCCAGCCATGAATATTTGCACATGCATAACATAGCCTGTTGGTCAGAAATCACAGTAGTTGTATGCAGCCTGTTGCCATTTTCACTTATCTGAATTGATTCTGGGAAGAAGTCAGAAGgttttctggaacattctgcaGTTCAGTGGCCGTGTCCACGTGCCGATCCTCTTCCTTTAAAAAGCCAGTTTGTGCCAATACGAGGGACTATACACAGCATACCAGAagaaaacacaatacacaacacCTCTTGGTGGTGGGAGCTGGAGGAATGCAGAAGCAGTGTTCTTTGCGGGAGACTCTTTTGTAATCCGGAACGGATCCTGCGCGCAGTACACTGACGGCTGGGGATGTTGACGCGGGATAGGCGGTGGTTCTCGGCAGGTCATGTGGTCCATGCCGGCAGTTCTGGTTGGGTCACTTGACGAAGTGCAGCGCCTCACACTGTGCCACCGAGCCCCGACTGCTGTCCAGGCAGGTGAGCAGGCGGAAGCCTCCTCGCAGAGCCATCATCACCGTCTCCAGCTTAAGCGTCTCAAGCGTGCACAGGAATGTGCTGTCCTCTTTCAGCACCAGGCGTGAGCCCTGCTCGGACTTGATGAAGTGCCGGAACTGTATGACATTGGACGACACCTCGAACTCTTCTGGGAAGCCGTCCAGCCGGCTCTTGGAGATCTGCACCAGCCGCCCTTTCACCTTCTCGATGAAACTTGTGTCGCTGCAGTACACCTTAAGGCCCTGCGAGCGCTCATGGCTGTCCGTCACTTCGAGGAAGGCAGGCTCTCGCTGGGCAGCCTGCACCTGTTCCCACTCCTGCAGCGCCTGGCCAAGCTCGCTCAGCCGGTAGAAGTCGGCCTCCCGTCGGAGGAGCGCCACCTCTTTGAAGTCGTCGGGGAGGATCAGATCGCCTGTCCGCAGGAAGTTGAGTACGTGCCGGAAGATGGGCCCGTCGCGGTCGATGAAGGTGTTGCCCATCGAATCGACGTGCTGCACAGGCCTCTTCCCGCTCACCACTTCCTCGAGCAGGGAGCCGGGGTGCTTGGCCAGGGTGTGCCGCTGCGCTGCGTACAGGTAGCCTCCCACGTTGATGGTGACCGTGCCCGAGGAGGGCTTCTTAAAGCTCTTGCTGGGCTGCAGCAAGTCCGGGTTGATCTGCCTCAGCTCGCTCTCCATCCTTCTGAGATCCCACTCCATGCCGCTCCGCGAGCCCAGCCTGTCGGAgcgaggagggggagggggaaggagggGGGTGTGTATGAACGGGCGTGCGAGCGAGGGAGCGTGCGAGCGAATGGGAACGCAGCTGAGCGGCAGGGAGCACTGAGCACTGGCAGGAGTACCGGAGCCTTTCACAGCCCTGCACTTGCGTGCACACGCCAGCCCAGCACGCAAGCACAGGCACACGCGCTTCCCCATGCGCATGTGGAggaggcgggggaggggaggaggcgGGGGGAGGGCACGCCTGCGTCAGAGCAGGAGacgaggggaaagagagagtgtgtgtcgcTTGCTGCCCTCCACTTTAAAGGCTGGATTTAATCACCTCGCCACTCTAGTGTACTCCTCCGCGCTGTTTCGGCAATTAGTGCCGTTCTGCTCTGATGAAAGGGCTCGTCAGCTGGGCGGCTGCACGCGAGTGC
This region of Electrophorus electricus isolate fEleEle1 chromosome 2, fEleEle1.pri, whole genome shotgun sequence genomic DNA includes:
- the kctd4 gene encoding BTB/POZ domain-containing protein KCTD4; its protein translation is MEWDLRRMESELRQINPDLLQPSKSFKKPSSGTVTINVGGYLYAAQRHTLAKHPGSLLEEVVSGKRPVQHVDSMGNTFIDRDGPIFRHVLNFLRTGDLILPDDFKEVALLRREADFYRLSELGQALQEWEQVQAAQREPAFLEVTDSHERSQGLKVYCSDTSFIEKVKGRLVQISKSRLDGFPEEFEVSSNVIQFRHFIKSEQGSRLVLKEDSTFLCTLETLKLETVMMALRGGFRLLTCLDSSRGSVAQCEALHFVK